The segment TCACCTTCCTGGCCTCCAGCATGCGGATGAGCTGCATGGAAATCTGGGCGAAGGGAGGGCGCTCGTAGGGACGGTCACGCCAGCACTGCCGCATCAGCTCGTACCTGGGGGTGGAGAGTTGTGAGCGGCTCAGTTCGCAcagcaggagaggggacagaaaaGCTCCTTGTGGGAGATGGGGGAAGCAGGCAGGAAACTAAAGCCGAGGAAAGGTGTTTGGGTGTGGGACCCCAGCCCATCCCTCAGCCACAATGCAGAGGCAACCAGGCAGAAGCTACTGAAAGTTGGTGCGAgccctgtggggcaggggggttACGAGGGTGCCACCACCAGCCGAGGCTCTGTCCACTTACACCTCGTCGTCGCAGTTGCGCGGCTTCTCCATGCGGTATCCCTGGGGCAGCTTCTCATAGAGCTCGGCGCATGTCATCCCGCAGTACGGTGTCCCCCCTGTAGCAGAGACACAGAGGCTGAGGAGGTGACAGTCCCTAGGGTGTTCCCCCCAGGGCCCCAGGATAACCGGACCTACGGGGACCTGAGTGAAGGCAGGGGGCAGGGAAGAGCCTTACCCAAGCTGACAatctcccagagcagcacaccGAATGACCACCTGAAAGGAGAGGAGCCGAGGCTGTGACAgagtgcccagctgtgcccgctGATGGGCACAGGGCAAAGCCCAGGGTGGAACAGGCAGCCAGGGCTTgggctgagccagcagctcctcaggcaGATGCACCAGCATCACCTCCTGCCCTTGCCGCACCCAGAGCAAGAGCATTGCCTCTCTGACTGCACCAcagaggagcagaggtggcCACAGCCATGCCCCAGCCCAGtgcccctgcctgcagcacttACACATCGCTCTTGGTGGTGTACACGCTGTAGTTGAGGGACTCGATGGCCATCCAGCGAACTGGCAAACggccctggggaaagagagagcCACCATCAGGGCTGGGCAGGTGCCTCCTGGGTGGAAGATAGCTGTGATGCAGCCACTCCTGCCATGGTGGGTTGGTCACACTGATGGTGGGCATCCTGCTCCATGGAGATGGCTGTATTCACTCCTGGCTCACCATTGTCTTCTTCACATAGACCTCCTCCCCTCTGGAGAGGCCAAAGTCAGCAATTTTGGAGGCCAGGTTTTCTCCCACCAGAATGTTTCTTGCTGCCAGGTCCCTGTGAATGAACTGAAGGGAAGAGCAGTTAGCAGGAGCTAACTCCCTAGCACACTCCCTCCTGTGGGCCTCAGGGACCTCATGCCTCGATGGGGAACCCCCTGGCCTCAGGGCGAGGGTGATCTGAGGGGCTTGCTGGGATGTACCTGCTTCTCACTCAGGTACTGCATCCCCTTGGCCACATCTGAAGCaaactggaggagctgctgggatgtgaGGGTGGAGGCAGTGCCGTGCTCCTTGGCAAAGGCTGGGTCTGTCTCCAAGACTCGGCTTTTGCGGAGGAAGTCGAGGAGGTTTCCATAAGGAGCGTATTCAATGGCAATGTACAGGTAGCctggggggcaggaggaggtTGGCTACTGAGACTCTCTCCAGCAAAAAGGAACTGACAGCTGGGCAGAGGTTGTGGGGCAGGGTAGAATGGGACAGCCCTCACCCTTGTTCTCACAGGCACCCAGCAAGTTGATGATGTTGGGGTGATGGCCCAGTTTGcacagcacctccagctccccagcaaAGTCCCGATGGTCATTCTCTGAAGCAAACTCTGGAAGCAAAGAAGGGATGAACACCTCAGGCTATAACAGGGGCCTTTCCTCTGCTTCTCTGCAAAGGACTCCTGATGCTCCCCAGCATTAGCATGGCCCAGAACACAGCTGCAGCACTCAGCCCACCCTGCCTGCCTCCCCCAGCACTCACCTTTCAGCATCTTGATGGCTGCATTCATTTTCAGGCCATCCTTTTTGATCATGGCCCTGATTACCTGCCCAAAATTGCCCTCTCCAATCATGTCCTCAAACTTGATGTCTTCCCACTCCAGGATGGGGTAGCTGAGGGGCTCAGGCTGTGGCTTGGGTCGGCGTGTCAGGGTCAGGGTCCCTGAGTTGAACTGTAAGATGGTCTCTTCCCCCTGGCAGATGGAAGAGGGTGAGGTTAGAAGCACTGAGCACCTGTCTGCCCATGCGgcagtcccagcaggacaggagtCAAGGGTGGGCTGCGCACCCTCTCCGCGTGGAAGTGAGGTCTGGCTGCATCCGGACTGGAGGCTATGGAACGTGACCTGGATCGGGCTGGGACGTGGGGAGCAGGGGACACGGTCCTGGTGGGGCAGGCGGCACTCACCGAGCCAGACTGGTACGTAAAGGTGCGGCGCCGGtggaaaaaattcttcttgaTGAGGAAAAGTGCCAGGAGAGCAAAGAGGATGGTGAAGCAAGTGACGGACACAGAGCCAACAATGgccaagagcagctgctggtctGTTCCCGCCTGCTCAGTGCTCtggctgcccaggctgggcgGCACGCTCAGCACTCCTGCCAAAAGGAGGGACGGAGGGTTGTGGTCCATGGTTGAGCCCTGCCTGGCCTGCACTAGTGGCCAACCACGATGACAGCAGCCCTCTCCCACACGAAGACCACCAATGAAGAACCACATCCTGAGCTCATGGTGCCAGACTGGCACAGAGGGGAAactgccacagcccagctcctgacaCTGAACCACTGGTTTATGGACCTCCAACCAGCTTTGGGTCAAGCCATGCTCTCCTTGCATGCTgactctgctctgctcccccagccccttgATTCACATCCCCTGCTGTCCAAGGCAGAGTCACTCTGTAGGTTCCATGCTGTCATCATGCCACCCCTGCCCCTACAGGACTAGGAGGAGCAGGTTTTCTTAAGACATCAAGAGTTTTGGTCTTGGGCTGCTGCTTCAGAGCCATGCTCATAGATTACCACAAGCACCCCAAAAATTTTTTGCTGCCCCAGAATCTGAGCccaagctgcagcagagctgtgagccCCCTGCCTGCCGGGACGCCCCTCTCACCATCCCCAAAGGTCTTGGCTTTCACGGGCAGGCTCCATTCCCCTGGAACATGGGAGTTGGCACGGACACGAAACTGGTAGCTGGTGCTGGAATTGAGGCCCCCAACAATCTTGGTGGTCTCGGCGCCGCTGTCAGTGTCAATCCACTGGGGTTCACTGGTGCTCCccacctgctgcagctccacgATGTACTTGGTGATGCCCCCGTTGGGGTACTCGGGCACCTGCCAGGAGAGCCTGACAGCAGTGTCGGACACGGGCTCTGCCGAGAGCAACTGCGGGGAGGAGGGCCCTGGGACCAAGAGAGAAGAGTGTCAGTCCCAGAACGGGGCTCCTCATGCTGCcagggctcagtgctgctgttaGGATTGGACCCTGTGGATGGCAATGGCAACCAGAGCCAGGTCAGCTTTGAGGGATCTTCAGGGACCTCTGGCCCCAGTTTGGAGGAGGTGGAGGTGCTCTCCATGTACCATACTGAAGCAGGACAGTACTCCCAAATGTTCCAGCCACACCATCTGAGGTCTAGATGCCTGTGTGTTCTTgtgacattttatttcttcaggcCTCCGTCACATACTGCCTGCCCATCACTTCCTCTGAgccccctcctgcctgcccacaTCCctaaccccaaattcccaaatcatACAAAGCTCTTAcaagcagagagcagaggaaaCCTCTCATCCCTCAAGTCTGATGTCTACCAGTCCTCTCAATGTGTCCTGTACAGTGCCAAGTCTCCCCAAAGGCCTTGTATGCCTTTCCCCTTGGTTGCCAGAAAGCTTGGTCAGGCTGCTGCTCCATCTCCACATGGTCTTGTACCTACATCAGGGGCTGCGTGTATGTGTGCCCACAGGTGGGACTGCAGGGCTCCCTAGGCCCTAGTGACCACACAGCAAAATTACCTGGCATCAGGGTTAAAGCAAACCatagggaaatattttttcatgaaGAGTATAAGTATATAGAGGAACTAGTTTGCTACAAACTAGTACAACTTTACTAGTTGTAAAGTAGCCTTTACAATAGGCTACAATACTAGCCTATTGTAAAGGCTGCAAGTATAGACAGGTCCATCAGGGTTTGGGCAATGGTGCAGAAAACAGATCTGTGAGCATCACTCATGATGACCTGAATGTCACATTCAGCTTAGGATGTTTCTCAGCTCCTTGGTGCTGGAGACTGCAGGGTCTAGTGAGGAAAGGAGGGCCCATTTTCCCCAAACAGCTGTTCATGTTCTATCAGAGATGTGAtaaggagcagccaggcctggggATGGTTGCTATTACAATTATAACTGATTTATCATTGTATTTCCCTGTTATAGTTCCAGGCATTCCACTGGACCCACCTTTACTGTTGATCATGACCTTATAGGGGTCAGAGGGTGGCCCCAGGCTGGTGCAGTGGTacaccagcacctccagcctGTACTCCTTGTTAAACTCCAAGTCCCCGATGCGGGCAGAGAGCACAGAGATGGATGTGATGTTTTTCTCAGAGACCAACCGCCTTGCAGAGTCGAAGAGGTGGACAATGAACCCATGTGCTGGCTCATGGTTGCTTGGCAACTTCCAGTTGACATGaagcatatttttctcttctatgGACCAGCCTTCGATCACAGGCTTGACTGTGGGCTCTGCAAACAAAAAGGCATCAATATGTCACGGCACATCATCCGGGTTGTGTGGGGTCAGAGTCAGGGTCAGGGAGATGGAGGCTCACCAAGGCAGTCAGTCACCATGATGGCTTCGGGACCCTTGCTGCCCTCCCCACCAGCCCCTGGCCGGCTCAGCTGCACCTTGACGATGTAGGCGGTCACTGGCCGGAGGTTCATGAGGGTGATGTTCTCGCTGTTGTCAACTGTTGGCCAAGAAGACATATCAAAACCAGGCCCATCATCCACAGTCTGCCCTGCCACCAGCATCCTCCTGAGCATCACAACAGGGGGCCTGGTATGGAGACATCTGCCCACCTCAGACCTCACCCTCCCAGACACAGGTTCTATCTGTGTCCCCCAGACCTGCAGACACATACCCACAATGGATGACCATGCTGAATTGTCATCCTTGGGCTTGTAGAAGAGCTTGATGGAGGTAATGGGTCCATCACCAGAGAAGCTGTCCACAGGTGACACCACCAGCTGGCGACTCTGCTTGGCCAAGAGCCGGGGGGCGCTCAAGGGCACTGGTGGCACTTGAGGGGAAGAAGGGAATGACACTGGTGGAACTGGGAGCAAGAAGGAGCAGAGTGTGGATACATCTGCCACCTCTTGGCTCCTTCCAGCTTTGTCAGGAAAGTCTTTTATAATCACCCAAACCTGTCTGCCAGCACTGTAGCCCACGATGGGTGGTACTGCCACACCATGATGATAGCCTCCCTCAGCAACCCTGGCTTGTCTTGCTCATGCCACCACACTTTCCTCACCTCGGATATTGACCTTGACTTTCCGGCTGTCCTGGCCCCCGGTCGTGGAGACCCGGCACTCCCAGAGCCCCGTGTCCGCCTTTGACAGGTGCCGCACCTCAAACTCGCAGGTGATCTGCTTCGGCTCGATGATGGTTTTGATGACCTGCGGCACAGAGGGTGCTGTCAGTCCTTCCACTCTGCCCCTGGCTCAGCCCCCATGAGTCTGAAGCTGCCCAGCAGCTTGAGGGAGCTGTCAACATGGAGATGGTGGTAGGGTAAGGGCACAGGGCAGTACCTTGAGCACGGTGCCGTCAGCCTTGCGCAGCTCCACGCTGTCCCTGGTGGGCAGTGGGTTGCCAATGGCTATGCAGCTGATGATGGGCTCTGAGCCCAGGTTGAACTCCAGCTCTGAGGCCAGTTGGATGATCTGAGGAAACCGGTCTGGTACACAGAAATCAACATTagggctggccctgctcctccccaggcaCAAGAATGCCTGGCACCTTCTCTTGGACACAGA is part of the Taeniopygia guttata chromosome 8, bTaeGut7.mat, whole genome shotgun sequence genome and harbors:
- the TIE1 gene encoding tyrosine-protein kinase receptor Tie-1 isoform X1: MGLRLYLLLFFPHLAGAILDITLIANVQSLSHSDFFLSCVVGEHDVSYLQIERENKIVMTHPKMGFQNYRNRSNQVQARGFSKADLVGILYCLGRTPTEQAQVVYVHNSHNAHLFPVKATQSVNVAEVATFSARILKRKETDVMWKRNGTYYQTTDRGEVQDDHVVLTLPNVSVSENGVYSATFMGDSPLWSAFYRLIVRACPAKKWGPSCEKDCPDCLNGGICHDHVGECICPPGFMGTRCERACQEGQFGRNCQETCQRAQGCRGLSFCLLDPYGCSCASGWSGSRCDQACPSGFYGPDCALECACQNGGSCNRFSGCVCPAGWHGQHCEKSDRFPQIIQLASELEFNLGSEPIISCIAIGNPLPTRDSVELRKADGTVLKVIKTIIEPKQITCEFEVRHLSKADTGLWECRVSTTGGQDSRKVKVNIRVPPVPLSAPRLLAKQSRQLVVSPVDSFSGDGPITSIKLFYKPKDDNSAWSSIVVDNSENITLMNLRPVTAYIVKVQLSRPGAGGEGSKGPEAIMVTDCLEPTVKPVIEGWSIEEKNMLHVNWKLPSNHEPAHGFIVHLFDSARRLVSEKNITSISVLSARIGDLEFNKEYRLEVLVYHCTSLGPPSDPYKVMINSKGPSSPQLLSAEPVSDTAVRLSWQVPEYPNGGITKYIVELQQVGSTSEPQWIDTDSGAETTKIVGGLNSSTSYQFRVRANSHVPGEWSLPVKAKTFGDGVLSVPPSLGSQSTEQAGTDQQLLLAIVGSVSVTCFTILFALLALFLIKKNFFHRRRTFTYQSGSVSAACPTRTVSPAPHVPARSRSRSIASSPDAARPHFHAERGEETILQFNSGTLTLTRRPKPQPEPLSYPILEWEDIKFEDMIGEGNFGQVIRAMIKKDGLKMNAAIKMLKEFASENDHRDFAGELEVLCKLGHHPNIINLLGACENKGYLYIAIEYAPYGNLLDFLRKSRVLETDPAFAKEHGTASTLTSQQLLQFASDVAKGMQYLSEKQFIHRDLAARNILVGENLASKIADFGLSRGEEVYVKKTMGRLPVRWMAIESLNYSVYTTKSDVWSFGVLLWEIVSLGGTPYCGMTCAELYEKLPQGYRMEKPRNCDDEVYELMRQCWRDRPYERPPFAQISMQLIRMLEARKAYVNMALFENFTYAGIDATAEEA
- the TIE1 gene encoding tyrosine-protein kinase receptor Tie-1 isoform X3, with the translated sequence MGLRLYLLLFFPHLAGAILDITLIANVQSLSHSDFFLSCVVGEHDVSYLQIERENKIVMTHPKMGFQNYRNRSNQVQARGFSKADLVGILYCLGRTPTEQAQVVYVHNSHNAHLFPVKATQSVNVAEVATFSARILKRKETDVMWKRNGTYYQTTDRGEVQDDHVVLTLPNVSVSENGVYSATFMGDSPLWSAFYRLIVRACPAKKWGPSCEKDCPDCLNGGICHDHVGECICPPGFMGTRCERACPSGFYGPDCALECACQNGGSCNRFSGCVCPAGWHGQHCEKSDRFPQIIQLASELEFNLGSEPIISCIAIGNPLPTRDSVELRKADGTVLKVIKTIIEPKQITCEFEVRHLSKADTGLWECRVSTTGGQDSRKVKVNIRVPPVPLSAPRLLAKQSRQLVVSPVDSFSGDGPITSIKLFYKPKDDNSAWSSIVVDNSENITLMNLRPVTAYIVKVQLSRPGAGGEGSKGPEAIMVTDCLEPTVKPVIEGWSIEEKNMLHVNWKLPSNHEPAHGFIVHLFDSARRLVSEKNITSISVLSARIGDLEFNKEYRLEVLVYHCTSLGPPSDPYKVMINSKGPSSPQLLSAEPVSDTAVRLSWQVPEYPNGGITKYIVELQQVGSTSEPQWIDTDSGAETTKIVGGLNSSTSYQFRVRANSHVPGEWSLPVKAKTFGDGVLSVPPSLGSQSTEQAGTDQQLLLAIVGSVSVTCFTILFALLALFLIKKNFFHRRRTFTYQSGSVSAACPTRTVSPAPHVPARSRSRSIASSPDAARPHFHAERGEETILQFNSGTLTLTRRPKPQPEPLSYPILEWEDIKFEDMIGEGNFGQVIRAMIKKDGLKMNAAIKMLKEFASENDHRDFAGELEVLCKLGHHPNIINLLGACENKGYLYIAIEYAPYGNLLDFLRKSRVLETDPAFAKEHGTASTLTSQQLLQFASDVAKGMQYLSEKQFIHRDLAARNILVGENLASKIADFGLSRGEEVYVKKTMGRLPVRWMAIESLNYSVYTTKSDVWSFGVLLWEIVSLGGTPYCGMTCAELYEKLPQGYRMEKPRNCDDEVYELMRQCWRDRPYERPPFAQISMQLIRMLEARKAYVNMALFENFTYAGIDATAEEA
- the TIE1 gene encoding tyrosine-protein kinase receptor Tie-1 isoform X2 — its product is MGLRLYLLLFFPHLAGAILDITLIANVQSLSHSDFFLSCVVGEHDVSYLQIERENKIVMTHPKMGFQNYRNRSNQVQARGFSKADLVGILYCLGRTPTEQAQVVYVHNSHNAHLFPVKATQSVNVAEVATFSARILKRKETDVMWKRNGTYYQTTDRGEVQDDHVVLTLPNVSVSENGVYSATFMGDSPLWSAFYRLIVRACPAKKWGPSCEKDCPDCLNGGICHDHVGECICPPGFMGTRCERACQEGQFGRNCQETCQRAQGCRGLSFCLLDPYGCSCASGWSGSRCDQACPSGFYGPDCALECACQNGGSCNRFSGCVCPAGWHGQHCEKSDRFPQIIQLASELEFNLGSEPIISCIAIGNPLPTRDSVELRKADGTVLKVIKTIIEPKQITCEFEVRHLSKADTGLWECRVSTTGGQDSRKVKVNIRVPPVPLSAPRLLAKQSRQLVVSPVDSFSGDGPITSIKLFYKPKDDNSAWSSIVVDNSENITLMNLRPVTAYIVKVQLSRPGAGGEGSKGPEAIMVTDCLEPTVKPVIEGWSIEEKNMLHVNWKLPSNHEPAHGFIVHLFDSARRLVSEKNITSISVLSARIGDLEFNKEYRLEVLVYHCTSLGPPSDPYKVMINSKGPSSPQLLSAEPVSDTAVRLSWQVPEYPNGGITKYIVELQQVGSTSEPQWIDTDSGAETTKIVGGLNSSTSYQFRVRANSHVPGEWSLPVKAKTFGDGVLSVPPSLGSQSTEQAGTDQQLLLAIVGSVSVTCFTILFALLALFLIKKNFFHRRRTFTYQSGSGEETILQFNSGTLTLTRRPKPQPEPLSYPILEWEDIKFEDMIGEGNFGQVIRAMIKKDGLKMNAAIKMLKEFASENDHRDFAGELEVLCKLGHHPNIINLLGACENKGYLYIAIEYAPYGNLLDFLRKSRVLETDPAFAKEHGTASTLTSQQLLQFASDVAKGMQYLSEKQFIHRDLAARNILVGENLASKIADFGLSRGEEVYVKKTMGRLPVRWMAIESLNYSVYTTKSDVWSFGVLLWEIVSLGGTPYCGMTCAELYEKLPQGYRMEKPRNCDDEVYELMRQCWRDRPYERPPFAQISMQLIRMLEARKAYVNMALFENFTYAGIDATAEEA